One window of the Amycolatopsis mediterranei genome contains the following:
- a CDS encoding Crp/Fnr family transcriptional regulator: MDETLARAGIFQGVEPAAAEALAQTLESVEFPRGHVIFNEGEPGDKLYIIQSGKVKIGRKSPDGRENLLGIFGPSDMFGELSIFDPGPRTSSATTVTEVRAVTMDRPALRQWISTRPEIAEQLLRVVARRLRRTNNMVAELIFTDVPGRVARALLQLAQRFGSQEAGLLRVTHDLTQEEIAQYVGASRETVNKALADFAHRGWLRLEGKSVLILDPERLARRAR, encoded by the coding sequence GTGGACGAAACCCTGGCCCGTGCGGGCATTTTCCAGGGTGTGGAGCCGGCAGCGGCGGAGGCGCTGGCCCAGACCTTGGAATCCGTGGAGTTCCCCCGCGGCCATGTCATCTTCAACGAGGGTGAACCCGGCGACAAGCTGTACATCATCCAGTCCGGCAAGGTGAAGATCGGCCGCAAGTCGCCCGACGGCCGCGAGAACCTGCTGGGCATCTTCGGCCCGTCCGACATGTTCGGCGAGCTGTCCATCTTCGACCCCGGCCCCCGGACGTCGAGCGCGACCACGGTCACCGAGGTCCGCGCGGTCACCATGGACCGCCCGGCCCTGCGCCAGTGGATCTCGACCCGCCCGGAGATCGCCGAGCAGCTGCTGCGCGTGGTCGCGCGCCGCCTGCGCCGGACGAACAACATGGTCGCGGAGCTGATCTTCACCGACGTCCCGGGCCGCGTGGCGCGGGCGCTGCTGCAGCTCGCGCAGCGGTTCGGCAGCCAGGAGGCTGGCCTGCTGCGGGTCACGCACGACCTGACCCAGGAAGAGATCGCCCAGTACGTCGGGGCGTCGCGCGAGACCGTCAACAAGGCGCTCGCCGACTTCGCCCACCGCGGCTGGCTGCGGCTCGAGGGCAAGAGCGTGCTGATCCTGGACCCGGAGCGGCTGGCCCGCCGGGCCCGCTAG
- the nth gene encoding endonuclease III translates to MKRCLDDVYPDAHCELDFTTPLELLVAVVLSAQTTDVRVNLVTPALFKRYRTAADYAGADRAELEEYLRSTGFYRAKANSVMGLGAALVERFDGEVPAKLEDLVTLPGVGRKTANVVLGNAFDVPGITVDTHFGRLVRRWGWTAEEDPVKVEHAIGELIPRKEWTMLSHRVIFHGRRVCHAKKPACGACPLARDCPSYGTGPTGFDEAAKLVKGVEKDHILAMAAPR, encoded by the coding sequence ATGAAGCGTTGCCTGGACGACGTGTATCCCGACGCCCACTGCGAGCTCGACTTCACCACACCACTGGAACTGCTGGTCGCGGTCGTGCTGTCCGCGCAGACCACCGACGTCCGGGTGAACCTCGTCACTCCCGCGCTGTTCAAGCGCTACCGGACCGCGGCCGACTACGCGGGCGCCGACCGCGCCGAGCTGGAGGAGTACCTCCGGAGCACCGGCTTCTACCGGGCGAAGGCGAACTCCGTGATGGGCCTCGGCGCGGCGCTGGTCGAGCGCTTCGACGGCGAGGTCCCGGCCAAGCTCGAGGACCTGGTCACCCTGCCCGGCGTCGGCCGCAAGACCGCCAACGTCGTCCTCGGCAACGCCTTCGACGTCCCGGGCATCACCGTCGACACCCACTTCGGCCGGCTGGTCCGGCGCTGGGGCTGGACGGCGGAGGAGGACCCGGTCAAGGTCGAGCACGCGATCGGCGAGCTGATCCCCCGCAAGGAGTGGACGATGCTCTCGCACCGGGTGATCTTCCACGGCCGCCGCGTCTGCCACGCCAAGAAGCCGGCCTGCGGCGCCTGCCCGCTGGCCAGGGACTGCCCGTCGTACGGCACCGGCCCGACCGGGTTCGACGAAGCCGCGAAGCTGGTCAAGGGCGTCGAGAAGGACCACATCTTGGCCATGGCTGCGCCTCGGTGA
- a CDS encoding MarP family serine protease, giving the protein MNWVDVVVLLLAVLAAVSGAYQGVIVALPSLVGVVLGAVAGIKLAPVVVSFFDDPVWKVAFAVATVVFLVAFGEAIGVYVGRRLRQKINPDKLSGIDKTLGALVQALVVFVVAWLIATPLTTVSGLPGLAKAINGSVVLGKVNDAMPAAAQGFPSQLRKLLDASGFPSIVDPFQKAPTADTSPPDPALQRSGIVQQLHGSVVKIRGSASSCSRSLEGSGFVIAPQRVMTNAHVVAGTDTVGIETTQGDYPARVVYFDPEVDIAVLAVPRLKADALQFAPETAAAGDSAVVLGYPLDGPYRATPARVRGRINLRGPDIYEANTVQRDVFTVRAEIRSGNSGGPMVTPGGKVIGVVFGAAVEDPETGFTLTAEQVRAEVDAAPSQTTNVSTGSCAA; this is encoded by the coding sequence GTGAACTGGGTCGATGTCGTGGTGCTGCTGCTGGCCGTGCTGGCGGCGGTGTCCGGCGCATACCAGGGCGTGATCGTCGCGCTGCCGTCGCTCGTCGGCGTCGTGCTCGGGGCGGTCGCCGGGATCAAGCTCGCGCCGGTCGTGGTCTCGTTCTTCGACGACCCCGTCTGGAAGGTCGCCTTCGCGGTGGCGACCGTGGTCTTCCTGGTCGCCTTCGGCGAGGCGATCGGCGTCTACGTGGGCCGACGGCTGCGGCAGAAGATCAACCCGGACAAGCTCTCCGGCATCGACAAGACCCTCGGTGCGCTCGTGCAGGCCCTGGTCGTGTTCGTGGTGGCGTGGCTGATCGCGACGCCGCTGACCACCGTGTCCGGCCTGCCCGGGCTGGCCAAGGCGATCAACGGCTCGGTGGTGCTCGGCAAGGTCAACGACGCCATGCCGGCGGCCGCCCAGGGCTTCCCGAGCCAGCTGCGCAAGCTGCTCGACGCGTCCGGCTTCCCGTCCATCGTGGATCCGTTCCAGAAGGCGCCGACGGCGGACACCTCGCCGCCGGACCCGGCGCTGCAGCGCAGCGGGATCGTCCAGCAGCTGCACGGCAGCGTGGTCAAGATCCGCGGCAGCGCGAGTTCGTGCTCGCGGTCGCTCGAAGGCAGCGGATTCGTGATCGCGCCGCAGCGGGTGATGACGAACGCGCACGTCGTGGCGGGCACCGACACCGTCGGCATCGAGACGACCCAGGGCGACTACCCGGCCCGCGTCGTCTACTTCGACCCGGAGGTCGACATCGCGGTGCTCGCGGTGCCGCGCCTGAAGGCCGACGCGCTGCAGTTCGCGCCCGAGACGGCGGCCGCGGGCGACAGCGCGGTGGTGCTCGGCTACCCGCTCGACGGCCCGTACCGGGCGACGCCGGCGCGCGTGCGCGGCCGGATCAACCTGCGTGGCCCGGACATCTACGAGGCGAACACCGTGCAGCGGGACGTTTTCACGGTCCGCGCCGAGATCCGCAGCGGCAACTCCGGCGGCCCGATGGTGACACCGGGCGGCAAGGTCATCGGCGTCGTCTTCGGCGCGGCGGTGGAGGACCCGGAGACCGGCTTCACGCTGACGGCCGAGCAGGTGCGCGCCGAGGTCGACGCGGCGCCGTCCCAGACGACGAACGTGTCCACCGGCTCCTGCGCAGCCTAA
- a CDS encoding NUDIX hydrolase yields the protein MIGPLVEPESVPEWLRPLVKVSGEVDAKTFTRFSPPEDAFPRPAAVLILFGEREADGEPDILLQRRADTLGSHAGQVAFPGGGAEEGDGGPVGTALREAEEETGVVPAGVRPIAVLPELFVPVSGFAVTPVLAHWAEPSPVHAVDPAETASVARVAIADLVDPANRFTVQKKGAPWKGPAFEVGGLFVWGFTAGLLSVLLSLGGWEREWDPGDVRDLDEALAAFRKRVVEG from the coding sequence GTGATCGGACCACTGGTCGAACCCGAGTCGGTTCCCGAGTGGCTCCGGCCGCTGGTCAAGGTGAGCGGCGAGGTCGACGCCAAGACGTTCACGCGGTTCAGCCCACCCGAAGACGCCTTTCCGCGCCCCGCCGCGGTGCTCATCCTCTTCGGCGAGCGCGAAGCCGACGGCGAGCCGGACATCCTGCTGCAGCGCCGCGCCGACACGCTGGGCTCGCACGCCGGCCAGGTCGCCTTCCCCGGCGGCGGCGCCGAGGAGGGCGACGGCGGCCCGGTCGGGACCGCGCTGCGCGAGGCCGAAGAGGAGACCGGGGTGGTCCCCGCCGGCGTCCGGCCGATCGCGGTGCTGCCGGAACTGTTCGTCCCGGTGTCCGGGTTCGCCGTGACGCCGGTGCTGGCGCACTGGGCGGAACCGTCGCCGGTGCACGCGGTCGACCCGGCCGAGACGGCGTCGGTCGCGCGCGTCGCCATCGCCGACCTGGTCGACCCGGCCAACCGGTTCACGGTCCAGAAGAAGGGCGCGCCCTGGAAGGGGCCGGCCTTCGAGGTCGGCGGCCTGTTCGTGTGGGGGTTCACCGCCGGGCTGCTGTCGGTTCTCCTGAGCCTGGGAGGCTGGGAGCGCGAATGGGACCCGGGCGACGTCCGGGACCTCGACGAGGCGCTGGCCGCGTTCCGGAAGCGAGTGGTGGAGGGGTGA
- a CDS encoding TlpA family protein disulfide reductase, translating into MTSVTKWALAAAVLAVALIVALLPRGGDDPAAKPAGELAPARSAAALQPCPAPAAAQPVKQLEGVTADCLGDGASVDVGKALAGAPALVNVWASWCEPCRTELPVLQEYAKQPGAVRVLGVQVQSPAKDGLDLLAKLGVHLPSVFDGDGSSGPVRTALKVPSALPASYLVTAGGEVRFIANPRSFVNTDQVRAAVEGAR; encoded by the coding sequence GTGACGAGCGTCACCAAGTGGGCGTTGGCCGCCGCCGTGCTGGCGGTGGCGCTGATCGTCGCGCTGCTGCCGCGCGGAGGTGACGACCCGGCCGCGAAGCCGGCGGGGGAGCTGGCGCCCGCCCGGTCCGCGGCGGCGCTCCAGCCGTGCCCGGCCCCGGCGGCGGCGCAGCCGGTGAAGCAGCTCGAAGGCGTCACGGCGGACTGCCTCGGCGACGGCGCGAGCGTCGACGTCGGCAAGGCCCTCGCCGGTGCTCCGGCGCTGGTCAACGTGTGGGCGTCGTGGTGCGAGCCGTGCCGGACCGAGCTGCCCGTGCTCCAGGAGTACGCGAAGCAGCCGGGTGCCGTGCGCGTGCTCGGCGTCCAGGTGCAGAGCCCGGCGAAGGACGGCCTGGACCTGCTGGCGAAGCTGGGGGTGCACCTGCCGTCGGTGTTCGACGGGGACGGCTCGAGCGGGCCCGTCCGGACGGCGCTGAAGGTGCCTTCGGCGCTCCCGGCGTCCTACTTGGTCACCGCCGGCGGTGAGGTGCGGTTCATCGCGAATCCTCGCTCGTTCGTGAACACTGACCAGGTGCGCGCGGCAGTCGAGGGGGCAAGGTGA